The following coding sequences lie in one Hydrogenophaga sp. PBL-H3 genomic window:
- a CDS encoding DMT family transporter: MTNTPLSPALRGGLLALVAALLFGLSTPLVQRFGTGVGPFTTAALLYAGAALAALLLRQPTQREAQLRRTDLPRLLAMAASGAVIGPVALAWGLQRTSGSSASLMLTLEAVFTAVLAWRWYGETMDRRVIGAVLLLLAGGGLLVVEQGLAGQVQLLGLLAVALATVAWGVDNTLSRGVADRDPGQVVWAKALLGSGATVALAFMAREALPDWRNALGLLAVGASGYGLSLRFYLLAQRTFGAARTGSVFAFAPFIGAAGAFALGDRSASALMALGGALMALGVLLHLIERHSHAHQHEALEHEHAHSHNDGHHLHTHQPMPEGAHSHWHTHAPMQHAHPHVPDAHHLHRH; the protein is encoded by the coding sequence ATGACGAACACCCCGCTTTCTCCAGCCCTCAGAGGCGGCCTGCTGGCTCTGGTGGCGGCCCTGCTGTTTGGTCTGAGCACGCCGCTGGTGCAGCGCTTCGGCACAGGCGTGGGCCCGTTCACCACCGCCGCCTTGCTGTACGCGGGCGCAGCGCTGGCGGCCCTGCTGCTGCGCCAGCCCACCCAGCGCGAAGCCCAGCTGCGCCGCACCGACCTGCCCCGCCTGCTGGCCATGGCGGCCAGCGGCGCGGTGATCGGTCCGGTGGCGCTGGCCTGGGGCCTGCAGCGCACGAGCGGGTCGAGTGCCTCGCTCATGCTCACGCTTGAAGCGGTTTTCACCGCGGTGCTGGCCTGGCGCTGGTATGGAGAAACCATGGACCGGCGCGTGATCGGCGCGGTGCTGCTGCTGCTCGCCGGTGGCGGGCTGCTGGTGGTCGAACAAGGACTTGCGGGTCAGGTGCAGCTGCTGGGTCTGCTGGCCGTGGCGCTGGCCACCGTGGCCTGGGGCGTGGACAACACCCTCTCGCGCGGCGTGGCCGACCGGGACCCCGGCCAGGTGGTGTGGGCCAAGGCGCTGCTGGGCAGCGGTGCCACGGTGGCACTGGCCTTCATGGCGCGCGAGGCACTGCCCGACTGGAGGAATGCACTGGGGCTGCTGGCCGTGGGTGCCAGCGGCTACGGTCTGAGCCTGCGCTTTTATTTGCTGGCCCAGCGCACCTTTGGCGCGGCACGCACCGGCTCGGTGTTTGCCTTTGCCCCCTTCATCGGTGCGGCCGGCGCCTTTGCGCTTGGTGATCGCTCGGCCAGCGCGCTCATGGCGCTGGGCGGCGCACTCATGGCGCTGGGCGTGCTGCTGCACCTGATCGAGCGCCACAGCCATGCCCACCAGCACGAAGCGCTGGAGCACGAACACGCCCACTCACACAACGACGGCCACCACCTGCACACGCACCAGCCCATGCCCGAAGGCGCACACAGCCACTGGCACACCCATGCGCCCATGCAACACGCGCATCCGCACGTGCCCGATGCGCACCACCTGCACCGGCACTGA
- a CDS encoding tetratricopeptide repeat protein, translating into MLTLVIGVSLSAWAQPRLTPSADEVVLPASVHAQSNQAGSLREVEREWRKNRNNLPAALNYARAVFLLGLTEGDLRWYGSAKAALQPWWTATTLPADGHFLRALVKQGFHDFKGGIDDLSAAIAIDPAQAEYWSWRFSLHLLTSNMAAARTDCDAIGQRFGRDEGQACAATLMYRTGRALQAIPVLNRLVELPDYQGPFTQDWLRYHQGEAYRAAGQYAQAIAVWEKHVQARPNSHLVKLTLAELLNQQGQFAKAKRYADATSPTDALLVQALLASRGLKDGDTQRLADQFESRMNNQALRGESLIERPTMVYLITYGRDNAQGLKLAAENWSTQNEPADAVLLVQAALKANQPRLAEPVLGWMAATGYTDPVLKALTEELQTRLGKS; encoded by the coding sequence TTGCTGACCCTTGTAATCGGTGTTTCATTGAGTGCCTGGGCGCAACCCCGATTGACGCCATCCGCCGATGAGGTTGTTTTGCCGGCCTCGGTGCATGCCCAAAGCAATCAGGCCGGATCGCTGCGCGAAGTGGAACGCGAATGGCGCAAGAACCGCAACAACCTGCCCGCCGCATTGAATTACGCGCGCGCCGTGTTTCTGCTGGGCCTGACCGAGGGCGATTTGCGCTGGTACGGCTCGGCCAAGGCAGCGCTGCAGCCCTGGTGGACGGCCACCACGCTGCCGGCCGACGGCCACTTTCTGCGCGCGCTGGTCAAGCAGGGCTTCCACGATTTCAAGGGCGGCATTGACGACCTGAGTGCGGCGATCGCCATCGACCCGGCGCAAGCCGAGTACTGGTCGTGGCGCTTCTCGCTGCACCTGCTCACCTCCAACATGGCAGCAGCGCGCACCGACTGCGATGCGATCGGCCAGCGCTTTGGCCGCGACGAAGGCCAGGCTTGTGCTGCCACGCTCATGTACCGCACCGGCCGGGCCTTGCAGGCCATTCCCGTGCTCAACCGCCTGGTCGAACTGCCCGACTACCAGGGCCCGTTCACACAAGACTGGCTGCGCTACCACCAGGGCGAGGCCTACCGTGCCGCAGGGCAGTACGCACAGGCCATTGCCGTGTGGGAGAAACACGTGCAGGCGCGGCCCAACTCGCACCTGGTGAAGCTCACGCTTGCCGAGCTGTTGAACCAGCAAGGCCAGTTCGCCAAAGCCAAACGCTACGCGGACGCCACCTCGCCCACCGACGCGCTGCTGGTGCAGGCGCTGCTGGCCAGCCGCGGGCTGAAGGACGGCGACACGCAGCGCCTGGCCGACCAGTTCGAGAGCCGCATGAACAACCAGGCCCTGCGCGGGGAGAGCCTGATCGAGCGGCCGACCATGGTCTACCTCATCACCTACGGACGCGATAACGCGCAAGGCCTCAAGCTCGCCGCCGAGAACTGGAGCACGCAGAACGAACCGGCGGACGCCGTGCTGCTGGTGCAGGCCGCGCTCAAGGCCAACCAGCCCAGGCTGGCCGAGCCCGTGCTCGGCTGGATGGCCGCCACCGGCTACACCGACCCGGTGCTCAAAGCCCTGACCGAAGAACTCCAAACCCGTCTGGGCAAATCCTGA
- a CDS encoding HupE/UreJ family protein yields the protein MSHLFRRFAARLVLPAVFALLACAAAPALAHSSSNSYLTLSQRGSDLVLRTDINLRDVDLIFDLDDDRDGRVSWGETATRIDELKAWMQQGISVRGTSAACQLQPLDVMASPHSDGFYLSAEWRVACADPEDVAARRLTLKYGLIFDQDNLHRGLLKVDLPGAQSSAILSPDRPEAALQAGEVSGWAVFTRYVIEGIWHIWIGIDHILFLLSLLVLAPLVQSRKRVTQWAAVESFRISFMDVLAVVTAFTVAHSITLAASILGWINPPVAIIESVIALSVILAALNNLLGWLSLKRWRLAFAFGLIHGFGFANVLIDLALPAQQLALALGGFNVGVELGQLAIVLAFVPLAWWLRHTTFYRWGVVVLGSLAIAVVATVWLAQRMGV from the coding sequence ATGAGCCACCTGTTCCGACGCTTTGCGGCGCGCCTTGTCCTGCCCGCTGTGTTCGCCCTGCTCGCCTGCGCGGCAGCGCCCGCGCTGGCCCACTCCAGCAGCAACAGCTACCTCACGCTCTCGCAGCGCGGCTCCGATCTGGTGCTGCGCACCGACATCAACCTGCGCGATGTGGACCTGATCTTCGACCTGGACGACGACCGCGATGGACGCGTGAGCTGGGGTGAGACCGCGACCCGCATCGACGAGCTCAAGGCGTGGATGCAACAAGGCATCAGCGTGCGCGGCACATCGGCCGCCTGCCAGTTGCAACCGCTGGACGTGATGGCCAGTCCGCACTCGGACGGTTTCTACCTCAGCGCCGAATGGCGCGTGGCCTGTGCCGATCCCGAAGACGTCGCAGCCCGGCGGCTCACACTGAAGTACGGCCTGATCTTCGACCAGGACAACCTGCACCGCGGCCTGCTCAAGGTCGATCTGCCCGGCGCCCAGAGCAGCGCCATCCTCAGCCCCGACCGACCCGAAGCCGCGTTGCAGGCCGGTGAAGTTTCGGGCTGGGCGGTCTTCACACGCTATGTGATCGAGGGCATCTGGCACATCTGGATCGGCATCGACCACATCCTCTTCCTGCTCAGCCTGCTGGTGCTCGCGCCGCTCGTTCAGTCGCGCAAGCGGGTCACCCAATGGGCGGCTGTCGAGAGCTTTCGCATTTCGTTCATGGACGTGCTGGCGGTCGTGACCGCCTTCACCGTGGCGCACTCGATCACGCTGGCCGCCTCCATCCTGGGCTGGATCAATCCGCCGGTGGCCATCATCGAATCCGTGATCGCGCTCTCGGTGATCCTGGCGGCACTCAACAACCTGCTGGGCTGGCTCTCGCTCAAACGCTGGCGCCTGGCGTTTGCCTTCGGCCTCATCCACGGCTTCGGCTTTGCCAACGTGCTCATCGACCTCGCACTGCCCGCGCAACAACTGGCGCTGGCACTGGGCGGCTTCAACGTGGGCGTCGAACTCGGCCAGCTGGCGATCGTGCTGGCCTTTGTTCCACTGGCCTGGTGGCTGCGCCACACCACCTTCTACCGCTGGGGCGTGGTGGTCCTGGGGTCGCTGGCCATCGCGGTGGTGGCCACGGTCTGGCTGGCGCAACGCATGGGGGTCTGA
- a CDS encoding sulfate ABC transporter substrate-binding protein — MTSRRQFAQFLATAALTASAVSAIAQPAPVTLLNVSYDPTRELYVEYNAAFAKHWKARTGQDVTIKQSHGGSGKQARSIIDGLDADVATLALAGDTDALHNNGGWIPKDWQKRLPQSSSPYTSTIVLVTRAGNPKNIKDWDDLIRPDVKVITPNPKTSGGARWNYLAAWEFAKRKFGSDAKAQEFIGKLYANVPVLDSGARGSSITFAQRAQGDVFISWENEAYLLEKEFGNKVDFVYPSLSILAEPAVTVVDKNVDKKGTRAVAQAYLEYLYTEEAQDIIGKHFYRPTSAKAQAKYAKQLPKLNLFKIEDAFGGWEQAAKVHFSDGGTFDQIYTKKQ, encoded by the coding sequence ATGACCTCCCGCCGCCAGTTCGCCCAATTCCTCGCCACCGCAGCCCTGACCGCCAGCGCTGTCTCCGCCATCGCCCAGCCCGCGCCGGTGACCCTGCTCAATGTGTCCTACGACCCGACCCGCGAGCTGTACGTCGAGTACAACGCCGCCTTTGCCAAGCACTGGAAGGCCAGGACCGGCCAGGACGTGACCATCAAGCAGAGCCACGGTGGCTCGGGCAAACAGGCCCGCTCCATCATCGACGGCCTGGACGCCGACGTGGCCACCCTGGCCCTGGCCGGTGACACCGACGCGCTGCACAACAACGGCGGCTGGATCCCGAAAGACTGGCAAAAACGCCTGCCGCAGAGCAGCTCCCCTTACACCTCCACCATCGTGCTGGTGACCCGCGCCGGCAACCCCAAGAACATCAAGGACTGGGACGACCTGATCCGCCCCGACGTGAAGGTCATCACCCCCAACCCCAAGACCTCGGGCGGCGCCCGCTGGAACTACCTGGCCGCCTGGGAGTTCGCCAAACGCAAGTTCGGCAGCGACGCGAAGGCGCAGGAATTCATCGGCAAGCTCTACGCCAACGTGCCGGTACTCGACTCGGGCGCACGCGGCTCCTCCATCACCTTCGCGCAGCGCGCCCAGGGTGACGTGTTCATCTCCTGGGAAAACGAGGCCTACCTGCTGGAGAAAGAGTTCGGCAACAAGGTCGACTTCGTCTACCCCTCGCTCTCGATCCTGGCCGAGCCCGCCGTGACCGTGGTCGACAAGAACGTGGACAAGAAGGGCACCCGCGCCGTGGCGCAGGCCTACCTTGAGTACCTCTACACCGAAGAGGCGCAGGACATCATCGGCAAACACTTCTACCGCCCCACTTCGGCCAAGGCCCAGGCCAAGTACGCCAAGCAGTTGCCCAAGCTCAACCTCTTCAAGATCGAAGACGCGTTCGGTGGCTGGGAGCAGGCGGCCAAGGTGCACTTCTCCGACGGTGGCACCTTCGACCAGATCTACACCAAGAAGCAATAA
- the ssuE gene encoding NADPH-dependent FMN reductase produces the protein MSILLIAGSPSEHSRSAALLDAVQARLGGHVLVDRLHIRDLSPQALLLADVHHKSIAHAVAQVASARALVVATPIYKAAYSGVLKVFLDLLPQTALKGKLVLPLATGGSPHHMLALDYALRPVLQSLSASHVLTGIYATDAQVPKDEDGEYQVGSDIASRLDDAVNILFKEILRMPLAAGHTTGFSPVPFAQVRCSV, from the coding sequence GTGTCCATTCTGTTGATCGCCGGCAGCCCGTCCGAGCATTCGCGGTCCGCCGCCTTGCTCGATGCGGTCCAGGCGCGCCTGGGCGGCCATGTGCTGGTGGACCGCCTGCACATCCGCGACCTCTCACCCCAGGCCCTGCTGCTGGCCGATGTGCACCACAAGTCCATCGCCCATGCGGTGGCCCAGGTGGCCAGTGCCCGTGCGCTGGTGGTGGCCACTCCCATCTACAAGGCCGCCTACAGCGGCGTGCTCAAGGTCTTTCTGGACCTGCTGCCGCAGACGGCGCTCAAGGGCAAGCTGGTGCTGCCACTGGCCACCGGCGGCAGCCCCCACCACATGCTCGCGCTCGACTACGCGCTGCGTCCCGTGCTGCAGTCGCTCTCGGCCAGCCATGTGCTCACCGGCATCTACGCCACCGACGCGCAAGTGCCCAAGGACGAAGACGGTGAGTACCAGGTGGGTAGCGACATCGCCAGCCGCCTGGATGACGCTGTGAACATCCTCTTCAAGGAAATCCTGCGAATGCCGCTCGCGGCCGGGCACACGACCGGGTTCTCTCCGGTGCCCTTCGCGCAGGTGCGATGTAGCGTCTGA